The stretch of DNA CAGGCCTGTCTGTCTCCAAGTACTTCGCGGGCATCGACCAGCATAGAATAAATCCGGTGAGGTGACTCATAGAAGACAAGGGTGTGTTCGAAGTCTTTGAGCCGCTCAAGTCTGTTTTTGCGGCTACCGCTTTTAGGGGGCAGAAATCCTTCGAAAAAAAAGCGGTCGGTCGGAAGCCCGGAGGCGGTGAGAGCCGGAATGATAGCGGTCGGGCCGGGAAGCGCGATGATCTCAATTCCAACATCGATAGCGCGTCGCACCAGCCGATATGCTGGGTCAGAAATCCCGGGGGAGCCAGCATCGGTTATGATCGCAATCGACTCTCCATTTTCAATCTGCTTAGCAAGCTGAGCCGAGCGTTCAGTCTCATTGAAGTCATGATATGAGATAAGCCGATTGCTGATTCCCAGCATATTCAGTAAATTGCCGCTTGTGCGGGTATCCTCGCAGGCAATAATCTGCACTGATTTCAAGGTGTCAATTGCCCGATCGGTAATATCAGACATATTCCCAATTGGTGTTGGAACAAGATATAGTTTGCCGGCAGTAGGGGGCATTGAGATTATCAGTCAAGAAGTCTAACAAAGTGTGGAATGGGCGACTTGTCAAAAGATGCAATTGGAGGCAGACGGCGTTTGAAGCTGTTCTGATTGAGCAAGCTGACAACCCGCTCTATCTTTTTCGCCGAAAATCCCTGACCCATAAGATGGGCTCTTGAGCGCTCATCTTTATCGATAATCTGCTCAAGAAGCCGGTCGATTTCATCGTAGCTCAAGCCAATCTCATCCTCGTCGGTCTGGCCTTCCCATAGATCAGCCGAGGGAGCTTTAGTCTGAATTGGCTCCGGAAGTTCAAGAAACCCAGCCAGCTGCCTGATTTCAGTTTTGTACAACTCTCCGATTGGATTGAGCGAACAGGCGGCATCTCCAAAGAGGGTGGTATAGCCGAGAGCAATTTCTGTGCGGTTGCCAGTTCCGAGCACCAATCCTCCGTGTTCTGAAGCGATATCAAAAAGGATGGACATCCTTTCTCTGGCCATTTTGTTTCCTGCCCTGATTTTGTCTTTGCCCGCAGGCCCAAGAAAATAGGCATCTATCATGGGTGAAATGTCAACGATTTTGTGTTCGATTTCAAGCCATTCGGCCATGAGACGGGCATCGTCTAATGAGTTCGGAGACGATGTGCGGTACGGCATCATGACCCCGAAAAGCTTGTGTGCGCCCACAGCCCGCACGGCAAGAGTCGCACAGAGCGAGGAGTCTATTCCTCCAGAGAGACCAACAACAAAGCCAGTACGGCCCGCAGCCTCGAGCTCCGTGCGCAGGAACTGGATGCTTTTCTGGACGATGGTCTCATAGTCGGATTTCAGGGGCGTTGTCTGTGTTTCAGGCATATAACCAATAATAATATGTGATATAGAAGTCATCAAGCGTTAATGTCTACCCCTTGACAGCTTTGGGCAAGTGATCTATATTATTTCAAAACTAAGAAAGAAGGGCAATATGAGTGTGAACAAAGCAATCCTCATCGGGCGACTGGGGAAAGATCCGGAACTGAAGTACACGCCTGGCGGAAAAGCAGTGGCAAATTTTTCACTGGCCACAACCGAACGCTGGAGCGGTCAGGACGGTCAAAAAAATGAGTCGACCACCTGGCATAATATTGTTGCTTGGGGAAGACAAGCCGAATTGTGCAAGGAGTATCTTGCGAAAGGACGCGAAGTCTATATCGAAGGACGCATAGATAATCGAAGCTACGATGACAAAGAAGGGAACAAGAAGTATATCTCTGAAGTCATCGTGCAGACGCTTCAGTTCCTTGGCTCCAAAACCGGAGGCTCAGCAGGCGGTGGCGGCAGCGAGGTTTCAGCCGAAGCGCCAGCACAAGCGCGGTCGGGCGGCGAAGACGACGATCTGCCTTTCTGATGTAATTGTGAACATTGATGACTCCAAAGCCCCTTACAAGGGGCTTTTTTTATTACTTTATTTGAACAGTAAATGTCACAAATAATACTCAGAAATCTTTTCTCTTTCTCCGAATCTAATAGGGTATGGTAAACTCATGGCTGCGTCGGTCGCTGATTACAATAAAGACAACAACACTTTTTGGAGGTTTTTAAGATGTCTACTCAGTTTCTCACTACGAACCAGATAGAAGGATATTCGGAACAGCGCCATCGCCTCTTCCGAACCATCGGGTTTATGGCCGCCTCGTGCCTCACTATTTCAGCGGCAATTATCTATTTTTTCAATAGCACGATTCTTGCGGAAAAATTCATAGCTGTCTGCGGTACGGTTGAATTGATGACAATGACACTAATGCCGTATATGATATCAGCAGTGATTGCATCAATCACCGCGATTGGCGTAATTTCAATTCTACCAGCGGTGAGAATGGCTGACCCGGCTGAGAGGATACTGATGCGGCTTCGCGAGGCCGCAGGCGGGAACCTTTCGGCGAGAGTAAAGCTTCATGGGGATGTGCCGCTCAAAGACGTTGCCGCCGAGCTCAATGTGACTCTTTCAACTCTTGGCAGTCAGATCGCAACCTGGAAACTTATCAATCGCCAGCAGTGGGGAACGCTATGCCGGGTTCGTCTTGCGGCGGAAAATGAAGACATATCCGAAGTGATAAAATATGTGGCCGAGATGGAACAGAACTGGGATAAGATCGCTGAAATCGAACAGAGGATAATTACCTGATTATTCGAGTAACTTGTCTTCAATTTTCTTTACCCGTTTGAGCAATTCAGGGAGCCGTGTGAGACAGGCTTCGATACGTTTAATTTCCATTAACTCGCGCGCTGGGGTACCCCACACAACTTTCCCACTAGAAAGCGAGTTTGATACACCGGCCTGCGAACCGATTTTGACCCCATCGCTGATAGTAATATGCCCGGCCAGCCCAACCTGGCCGCCAATCACAACGCCATTGCCGATTTTTACAGAACCAGCAATGCCGGTCTGCGCGACGATAATTGAATGCTGTCCGATCTCAACGTTATGACCGATCTGCACAAGATTATCGATCTTTGTTCCGTGGCCAATCTTGGTAGGTCCAAGCGCCCCCCGGTCAATCGTGGTGTTTGCGCCAATCTCAACATCGTTACCAATCTCTACATGGCCTATCTGTTTTATCTTATATAATCCTGTTTCGGATTCGGCATAGCCAAAACCGTCCGAGCCGATAACCACACCGGCATGTAGTATGACATTATCCCCTATATGTGACCGATCAAGTATCTTCACGCCCGGATATAGCAGACAATTTTTGCCTATTGTTACCCGTTCGCCGATGAATATCGACGACATCAAATGAGTCTTGCTACTTATGCGGCAGTTTGCGCCAATTACGCAAAACGGACCGATAACAGCCGATGAATCAATGACTGCAGTGTTATCGATGGAAGTTGTGGCATGGATTGCTCCTTTAGATAGTGGGGCTGCAGGATAGAGTATGTCTACTATGCGGGCAAAAGTAAGGTATGGTTTATTATGGCGTATGACAGCGTGTCCGTGGCTTTCGGTTGTAGCATCAAGGACGAGCGCACCGGCCTTTGTGGCTGAGATAAACTTTGTATAGCGGGAATTGGCAACAAAACTAATATCAGAGGGGCCGGCCGTTTCAATAGGCGCGGCCCCGCTTATTTGGATATCCCGGTTTCCGGGCAAATCGAGAGTTCCGCCGATTTTCGCGGCGAGCTCACCGAGAGAGAATGATGGATTATTGTCCGAGTTTTTCAAGACGTTCCAGCACTTTCGCAGTTACGTCGTACGTTTCTTTGATGTATCCCAAGCCGCTTTGGAGGGTAAAGATAACATCATATCCTTCTTCCACAGCAATCGACTCGATAGCTTTGGATACATTGTCAAGCAAAGGCCCAAGAAGGGTTTCCTGTTTCTGCTCGGCCTTTCCGCCTGGTCCATAAATCTCTTTGGTATAATTATCAAGAGCGTCTTTTTTGATCCGGATCGATGCCTCGCGCTCTTTTCGCTTCTCATCGGAAAGAATTAGTTTCTGCTTGTCATAGTCGGTCAACATGGTTTCAAGCTCAGTCTGTTTGGCCTGGGCTGCGTCGTCCCATACTTTTCGCTCAGTCTCCCACTGCTCTTGGGCTCGTGTCCAGGCTTTGTAGCCGTCTTTAATCAGATCGTCCTTTACGAAACCGATCTTGAGATTCTGAGCCGAAGCCGACGGGGCAATGGCGGCCATCATGATTAAGGCGAGAGCGGCAAGCCAGAGCATTTTCACATTCTTCATCACGTTTGTCTCCTTACGCAAGGTTATTACCGAAAAGTCGTCCCGATTTGAAAGTGGGGTTTCCACTTCTGTTCTTCATCTTTATACTTGTCTAATGGATAAGCGAAATCAAAGCCGATTGTTCCAATACCGGGTACGGCGACCCTGAATCCGAACCCAACTCCCTTATATAGGCCGCCTGCAATATTGGGGTCAGAACTTGGACGGACAAACGGGCTAATCTTGTCCCGATTGAGCCATGAATTGCCCGCATCAAAGAATAAGAGTCCGAAAACAGAGCGCGACACAATCGGCACCTGTATTTCAAGATTAGTCACGAGCAGATATTTTCCGCGAACGCGAGTTGTTAGCGGACTCGATGTCACAAAGGAAGTATCGTTAGCCGGATCAGATCCCGGTACGGCATTGGTGTCGAGGAAGAAGAAAGTTGTGTCCGCGGTTGTAAAGGTTGAATCGGGTGTCAGATTGCCGTCGTCATATCCTCGTATCACCCCGTCGTAGGCTGTCCCTCCCGGGCTAAATCGATCAGAGAGGAGGATTCTATCATCGCCAGAAGGAGAGGTAACCACACTGTATTGTACTTTCGCGGCCAACGAAAACTTCCAGAAAAGAGGAATAAATTTTGAAAGGGCGAGAGAATGTTTCTGATAATTCCAATATCCACCCAAAAACCCGCCAGTCGTTTCAAAGGTATAGCTCAATACCGAGCCTTTTGTCGCAAACTCAGGTAGGTCACGTGAATCGCGTGTGAGGGTAAATCCAAGCCGGGAAGCGGTGTTCCATTCGTCGCCGATGTCGATTGGAGAACCCTGAAAGGGCCGGCCGGTGATTGTTTGTCTTCGATCGAAGATCCCTGTGCTGTCGGCGGGAAATCTATTTTGGTCGAAAATACCATCCCGATTGGTGTCAAATTGCGCAAGCGATCTAAATGAATTTGCAGCTATATATGAATAGTCAAAGTCGTGATACCGTGTGCGTTCAAGCCGATATGAGGTGAAGGCGCGGAAATACCTGTCCGGCCATCTGAGTCGTCGTCCAAGCCGCACCGAGCCGCCTTGGCGTTGTTCGGTGTAATCTTCAAACCAGCGGCGATTAGTGCTGAAAACATCGAGGCCCAGAAGCGTGGGGCGTCCCGCGAGCCACGGCTCAGTGAAAGAAATCGAAACAGAGTTGCGTCGTCCGCCGAATTCGATATTAAACGACAGATTTTGTCCCCGTCCGCCTAAGTTGGGAATGCCAAGTCCGACATTTCCTACGACCTTATCCTGACTATTGTAGCCAGCGCCCGCGGAGACCTGACCGGTCTGCTTTTCTTCAATTTTGAATTCAATGTCGACATCTCCATTGGGCAGATCGACTGGCTCCGGCAGGGCATTGGTGAAAAAGTTGAGCGCCATTATATCCCGAACAGACTGGATAAGAAGCGATCTATTAAAGACCTGCCCGGGAAGCATCGAGATTTCACGCCGGATAACATTCTCGCGTGTTTTCGTGTTGCCCAGAATTCTCACGAGATTTACATGGGAAGGAAGGCCTTCGGTGATGGCATACAAAATATCGAGAATAGAATCAGAACGCGTGACCCTCTCGTCAGTTATCCGGGAATGAAGATGGCCAACCTCCTGGTAGGTTGTGTAGAGTTCATAAAGGGACTGCTCGTACTCCTCGTTGTTGAAGACTTCGCCTTCTTCGAATTTGAGTTTGCTCTTGAGCAATGGCTCTTTCAGGATTTCGTTGCCGGAGAATGCGGATGTTCCAAAGTAATAGAGCGGCCCTTCGTATACCTCGAGGTATATCGTCATGCGATTAGTGGAAGAATCGATGCGAGTTGAATCAGAGATGACATAGGCATCGACAAATCCTCGTTTGCGGTATTCCTCAACTATTTTTTCCAAGTCTTCAGGATATTTTTCTTCGGCAAAATCAGAGCTTCGTAAAAACCCTCTTTTACGGTTTCGCATTTTCTTAACTAATTCGTTGGCCGATACGCGAGAATTTCCAGTCATCACAACCCGCTCGACTTTGACCTTGGACTTTTCGTTAATTGAATACGTCAGACTTGCTTCTGACGAATCCTCATTGTATTTGAGTTCCGATGTCACTTCGGCCTGGAAATAACCTTCACCGGCGTACTCTTCGAGGATTTGTTGTTTCTTAAGATGGATAAGGTAGGGAGAGATATAGCCGCCGACACCGAGTCCGAGCTTTTCTCTGAGGTCTTTTGTTTTTATCTCTTTGTTGCCGACAAAATTAAGCGATGACAGCTTGGGTAGTTCAGCAACCACAATCGCGATCTTGAGCCCACCCGACACTTCTGTCGCCTCGATTTTCACGTCGGAGAAAATGCCGAGAGCATACAAGCGTTCGATAGCTGATTGGATATTGGTCGCGGTAAGTGGGGAACCAATGTCGATTCCGGCGACGCTGAGAATCAGCGAACCGGTTGTGACGCGGTTTCCTTCGACGTCAATCTTGACTACATTATAAGCTGTCTGCGCCGTGACCTGTGACGCTGAGAAAGCGGCGAGAGTCAGGACGAAGGCAAGAGCGATCCCTGCTCTCAAATACATATTTGTACTCGTTGCTGCACCCGGTTTACGGTTTCACAATCCTGCTGATTCTGATCTCAGTAAACCCTTGACGATGCCCTTGCGTTCTTTTGTACTTCGTACGCCGTTTGTACTTGTACATGAGGATTTTCTCCCCTTTGCCCGATTTGACGATTTCGGCTTCGATTCGAGCGCCTGTGACAAATGGGGCTCCAATTGTTGCGGACTGGCCGTCATGGATGAGCAATACTTCGTTAATATCCAGTTTCGATCCGGACGAGGCATTTTGGGAGGGGACTGATATGACATTCCCTTCCTCGCCACGATACTGAAAACCGGATAATTTAAAAATCGCGTACATGTTTGCTCCTTACGTTATCTACTGTCAGGACGGGGGAGCTACCCCCGAGTTATCCTAAAGCCTGAAAAGGTAAGGATATCCGAAGTCAAGTCAAGGTAAATTTTCGTGGGGGGAAACCAAGCATTTGGTAACATACTGCTTAAATTTCAAAGACTTATACTGGTTCCATTAAAAATTCGAACCTAACATCACTGGTCATTGTTAGTAGCGGGATAGAAAAGTTTACTCGATAGTGATTGCACAAGAGCTGTCATTTGATATATTCCGATGTCAAAGCGTCCATAATGTAATGGAAGAAATTGTCTTAAGTGTATGGCACAGATGAATGTAGATTTAGAACGCAGCGGGCCGTCGCAGGGAGCTTTTGAACTCCACACAACTTTTCCACCTCGTGGAGACCAACCCCGGGCGATTGCCGAGCTCACCGAAGGAATCCTCGCGGGTCACAAGCACCAAACCCTGCTTGGCGTAACTGGCTCAGGAAAGACCTTCACAATGGCTAATGTCATTGCCAATTGTGGCCGACCGACTTTGGTTATTTCACACAACAAGACCCTTGCGGCCCAGCTCTATGGCGAGTTAAAGACTTTCTTCCCTAAAAATGCAGTGGAATTCTTCATTTCATACTTTGATTATTACCAGCCCGAAGCCTATATGCCGACAACTGACACTTTTATTGAAAAAGACACGGCAATGAACGAAGATATCGCCCGATTGCGGCTTCGCGCGACCGCTTCGCTTCTCGAACGCCGAGATGTCATCGTTGTGGCCTCGGTCTCCTGTATTTACGGTTTGGGCTCGCCTGAGGAATACGCCAAACAGATGATGATACTGGAGAAGGGTGTTCCTTGCGACCGAGATGAGATGATTCGGAATCTCATCAACATTCACTACAACCGTAATGAGATGGAGTTTGTCAGGGGAAACTTCCGAGTAAGAGGCGACACTATCGAGCTAATTCCCGCCTATCGTGAAACAGCGCTCCGGTTCGAGTTCTTTGGCGATGAGATTGACCGCATTTCAGAAATTGACCCCCTCACCGGAGAAATTCTTGACGACCGCGACCGGGTCGCGCTCTATCCGGCCAAGCACTTTGTCACATCGAAAGCGACTCTCGAGCGTTCTTACACACAGATAGAAGAAGAACTTAAGGATCAGCTCGAGATTTTCCGCCAGCTGGATAAACTACTTGAAGCACAGCGTATTGAATCACGGACTAAATATGATCTTGAGATGCTCAAGGAAGTTGGTTACTGCAGCGGGATTGAGAACTACTCGCGCTATCTGACTGGCCGCGAAGCGGGTGAGAGGCCTAAAACGCTCATCGATTTTTTCCCGAGGGATTTTATCACGGTAATCGATGAATCT from Candidatus Zixiibacteriota bacterium encodes:
- the rsmI gene encoding 16S rRNA (cytidine(1402)-2'-O)-methyltransferase, with amino-acid sequence MPPTAGKLYLVPTPIGNMSDITDRAIDTLKSVQIIACEDTRTSGNLLNMLGISNRLISYHDFNETERSAQLAKQIENGESIAIITDAGSPGISDPAYRLVRRAIDVGIEIIALPGPTAIIPALTASGLPTDRFFFEGFLPPKSGSRKNRLERLKDFEHTLVFYESPHRIYSMLVDAREVLGDRQACLAREISKIHEEYRRGTLSAIIESLENQDRTIKGEIVVIVEGYEVVRVKKNKYKPDNDSENDSDSENDDKE
- a CDS encoding NAD+ synthase, translating into MTSISHIIIGYMPETQTTPLKSDYETIVQKSIQFLRTELEAAGRTGFVVGLSGGIDSSLCATLAVRAVGAHKLFGVMMPYRTSSPNSLDDARLMAEWLEIEHKIVDISPMIDAYFLGPAGKDKIRAGNKMARERMSILFDIASEHGGLVLGTGNRTEIALGYTTLFGDAACSLNPIGELYKTEIRQLAGFLELPEPIQTKAPSADLWEGQTDEDEIGLSYDEIDRLLEQIIDKDERSRAHLMGQGFSAKKIERVVSLLNQNSFKRRLPPIASFDKSPIPHFVRLLD
- a CDS encoding single-stranded DNA-binding protein, whose protein sequence is MSVNKAILIGRLGKDPELKYTPGGKAVANFSLATTERWSGQDGQKNESTTWHNIVAWGRQAELCKEYLAKGREVYIEGRIDNRSYDDKEGNKKYISEVIVQTLQFLGSKTGGSAGGGGSEVSAEAPAQARSGGEDDDLPF
- the lpxD gene encoding UDP-3-O-(3-hydroxymyristoyl)glucosamine N-acyltransferase, whose protein sequence is MKNSDNNPSFSLGELAAKIGGTLDLPGNRDIQISGAAPIETAGPSDISFVANSRYTKFISATKAGALVLDATTESHGHAVIRHNKPYLTFARIVDILYPAAPLSKGAIHATTSIDNTAVIDSSAVIGPFCVIGANCRISSKTHLMSSIFIGERVTIGKNCLLYPGVKILDRSHIGDNVILHAGVVIGSDGFGYAESETGLYKIKQIGHVEIGNDVEIGANTTIDRGALGPTKIGHGTKIDNLVQIGHNVEIGQHSIIVAQTGIAGSVKIGNGVVIGGQVGLAGHITISDGVKIGSQAGVSNSLSSGKVVWGTPARELMEIKRIEACLTRLPELLKRVKKIEDKLLE
- a CDS encoding OmpH family outer membrane protein gives rise to the protein MKNVKMLWLAALALIMMAAIAPSASAQNLKIGFVKDDLIKDGYKAWTRAQEQWETERKVWDDAAQAKQTELETMLTDYDKQKLILSDEKRKEREASIRIKKDALDNYTKEIYGPGGKAEQKQETLLGPLLDNVSKAIESIAVEEGYDVIFTLQSGLGYIKETYDVTAKVLERLEKLGQ
- the bamA gene encoding outer membrane protein assembly factor BamA, producing the protein MYLRAGIALAFVLTLAAFSASQVTAQTAYNVVKIDVEGNRVTTGSLILSVAGIDIGSPLTATNIQSAIERLYALGIFSDVKIEATEVSGGLKIAIVVAELPKLSSLNFVGNKEIKTKDLREKLGLGVGGYISPYLIHLKKQQILEEYAGEGYFQAEVTSELKYNEDSSEASLTYSINEKSKVKVERVVMTGNSRVSANELVKKMRNRKRGFLRSSDFAEEKYPEDLEKIVEEYRKRGFVDAYVISDSTRIDSSTNRMTIYLEVYEGPLYYFGTSAFSGNEILKEPLLKSKLKFEEGEVFNNEEYEQSLYELYTTYQEVGHLHSRITDERVTRSDSILDILYAITEGLPSHVNLVRILGNTKTRENVIRREISMLPGQVFNRSLLIQSVRDIMALNFFTNALPEPVDLPNGDVDIEFKIEEKQTGQVSAGAGYNSQDKVVGNVGLGIPNLGGRGQNLSFNIEFGGRRNSVSISFTEPWLAGRPTLLGLDVFSTNRRWFEDYTEQRQGGSVRLGRRLRWPDRYFRAFTSYRLERTRYHDFDYSYIAANSFRSLAQFDTNRDGIFDQNRFPADSTGIFDRRQTITGRPFQGSPIDIGDEWNTASRLGFTLTRDSRDLPEFATKGSVLSYTFETTGGFLGGYWNYQKHSLALSKFIPLFWKFSLAAKVQYSVVTSPSGDDRILLSDRFSPGGTAYDGVIRGYDDGNLTPDSTFTTADTTFFFLDTNAVPGSDPANDTSFVTSSPLTTRVRGKYLLVTNLEIQVPIVSRSVFGLLFFDAGNSWLNRDKISPFVRPSSDPNIAGGLYKGVGFGFRVAVPGIGTIGFDFAYPLDKYKDEEQKWKPHFQIGTTFR
- the rplU gene encoding 50S ribosomal protein L21 encodes the protein MYAIFKLSGFQYRGEEGNVISVPSQNASSGSKLDINEVLLIHDGQSATIGAPFVTGARIEAEIVKSGKGEKILMYKYKRRTKYKRTQGHRQGFTEIRISRIVKP
- the uvrB gene encoding excinuclease ABC subunit UvrB, encoding MNVDLERSGPSQGAFELHTTFPPRGDQPRAIAELTEGILAGHKHQTLLGVTGSGKTFTMANVIANCGRPTLVISHNKTLAAQLYGELKTFFPKNAVEFFISYFDYYQPEAYMPTTDTFIEKDTAMNEDIARLRLRATASLLERRDVIVVASVSCIYGLGSPEEYAKQMMILEKGVPCDRDEMIRNLINIHYNRNEMEFVRGNFRVRGDTIELIPAYRETALRFEFFGDEIDRISEIDPLTGEILDDRDRVALYPAKHFVTSKATLERSYTQIEEELKDQLEIFRQLDKLLEAQRIESRTKYDLEMLKEVGYCSGIENYSRYLTGREAGERPKTLIDFFPRDFITVIDESHQSIPQIRGMYAGDRSRKEVLVEHGFRLPSALDNRPLFFEEFQNLVSQVVYVSATPSVYELEQSEGVVVEQVIRPTGLLDPQITIKPLGTQVDDLLEQVRVRQAKGERVLVTTLTKRMAEDLTDYLTRMDVRVRYLHSEINTIERTEIIRDLRLHEFDVLVGINLLREGLDLPEVSLVAILDADKEGFLRSERSLIQTAGRAARNKNGEVIFYADKITDSMRKAIEETDRRRIKQQAYNEEHHINPETILKTRDEILRSTQFADSKTAIADMTFEKPEHFSLMSTEDQLSFMLQAMKRAADNLDFDTAILIRDEVTKLKEDMKKQKNRTRR